Proteins encoded together in one uncultured Sphaerochaeta sp. window:
- a CDS encoding FGGY-family carbohydrate kinase, producing the protein MKQQYIVAIDGGTQSTKVTMFDTLGEEICSNTVPLKEIHLYGEGKAEHPDDDLWDSLQQACKGMLQAFRGNMEDIIGIGLGSIRCCRALLKQDGSLASPVQSWMDIRLSYPYEHEDDEVRYVTTATGYLTHRLTGETRDTRSNYVGPWPINPETLQWYPDGELFDSYSTPRDMLFDLVDPSTILGSVTEQASKATGLPSGIPVVSTANDKAVEGLGAGLADKGTVLVSLGTYITSMMVGDTYQADTTYYWSNPGAVPGEFLYESNGIRRGMATVTWIKDLMGTGLVESAKEHNMSPEAYLNVLGKDVSAGCDGLYTILHWLARPTQQWERGIMIGFNGKHKGKHMFRSVLEGISMTMKNNAQAMCDEMGVEIEHLIVSGGGSNGELFMQILADVFGVPAHRNQTNESASMGAAICTALALGIYPDRASAIEHMVRVRDMFLPDKANVALYERINREVYTKISSATEEVLQASHRIFHD; encoded by the coding sequence GGTGACCATGTTTGACACCCTTGGGGAGGAAATCTGCTCAAATACGGTGCCGCTCAAGGAAATCCATCTCTATGGAGAGGGAAAGGCTGAACATCCTGATGATGATTTGTGGGATAGCCTGCAGCAAGCTTGCAAGGGCATGCTCCAGGCCTTCCGGGGAAACATGGAAGATATCATTGGAATCGGTTTGGGATCCATCCGTTGCTGCCGTGCCCTGCTTAAGCAAGACGGGAGTCTGGCTTCCCCAGTGCAGAGCTGGATGGATATCCGTCTTTCCTATCCATATGAGCATGAAGATGATGAAGTTCGGTATGTTACCACTGCTACCGGGTATCTGACCCATCGACTTACCGGGGAGACCAGGGATACCCGCTCAAACTACGTTGGTCCCTGGCCCATCAATCCAGAGACCCTTCAGTGGTACCCGGATGGTGAGCTCTTCGACTCCTATTCTACTCCACGGGATATGCTCTTCGATTTGGTTGACCCATCTACCATTCTCGGCTCGGTAACTGAACAGGCGAGCAAGGCTACTGGACTTCCTTCCGGAATCCCGGTTGTTTCTACTGCAAATGACAAGGCAGTGGAAGGCCTTGGTGCTGGATTGGCTGATAAAGGAACCGTTCTTGTGTCACTGGGTACCTACATCACCAGTATGATGGTAGGAGACACGTACCAAGCGGATACAACGTACTACTGGAGCAACCCAGGGGCAGTACCCGGTGAATTCCTCTATGAAAGCAATGGAATTCGTAGGGGAATGGCGACCGTCACCTGGATCAAGGACCTGATGGGAACAGGATTGGTAGAATCAGCCAAGGAGCATAATATGTCTCCAGAAGCGTATCTGAATGTCTTGGGTAAGGACGTAAGCGCTGGTTGTGACGGACTGTACACCATCTTGCATTGGCTTGCCCGTCCCACCCAGCAATGGGAGAGAGGCATCATGATCGGCTTCAATGGCAAGCATAAGGGGAAACACATGTTCCGCTCTGTGCTTGAAGGCATCTCGATGACCATGAAGAACAATGCTCAGGCGATGTGTGATGAGATGGGAGTTGAGATAGAGCATCTCATTGTAAGCGGTGGTGGCTCCAATGGGGAACTTTTCATGCAGATCCTCGCAGATGTATTTGGTGTACCTGCCCACAGGAACCAAACCAACGAGTCAGCCAGTATGGGGGCGGCCATCTGCACCGCTCTTGCACTCGGGATATATCCCGACAGGGCATCAGCTATCGAGCATATGGTGAGAGTACGGGACATGTTCCTCCCAGATAAGGCAAATGTTGCATTGTATGAAAGAATCAATCGAGAGGTGTATACAAAAATCAGTTCCGCTACGGAGGAAGTATTGCAGGCATCCCATCGTATTTTTCATGATTAA
- a CDS encoding MFS transporter, producing MRITNYRSFMIHALFLSLTMSFIDVNTVAPAMLSETGATTFHLGLLTAIMVGFGSFMQLLFATFIMGFKHKKPALLGGIYLRVAALASLGIFLRNLGSPATWKIWLILFLITVFSFSGAWANIAYTDILGSTIEKPQRKKLLTQKQLITSIGLIISSVVVKLVLSYLSYPDSYSLLFLMASLLLLFATSGFWMLKEGENPQQKKQTLGERLGMFAHAIKEDRNVRLYLLLVNTSGVILSTLPFLVVLANQRYGLDGGRTGTFLLFQLSGSLLATILTNLFSKGQRYRPLIYLFILLGISTPIIALLLIATPLLYPLAFFIGGATGALYHILTVGILLEISNNENRPIYFGIGGAGALMNILYPMLAGLLLPYLGFPLIFILTSCYMLFGIYAAKHLDCGIFS from the coding sequence ATGAGGATTACCAACTATCGCTCTTTCATGATCCATGCATTGTTCCTTTCACTTACCATGAGTTTCATAGACGTGAATACCGTCGCCCCAGCCATGCTAAGCGAAACTGGGGCTACTACCTTTCACCTAGGGCTGCTGACTGCCATCATGGTGGGATTCGGCAGCTTCATGCAACTGCTGTTTGCTACCTTCATCATGGGATTCAAGCACAAGAAACCAGCCCTTCTGGGGGGGATATACCTCAGGGTTGCAGCGCTTGCAAGCCTTGGGATATTCTTGCGCAACCTTGGATCCCCTGCCACCTGGAAAATATGGCTTATCCTTTTCCTGATCACCGTATTCTCCTTCAGCGGTGCATGGGCAAACATCGCCTACACCGATATTCTTGGAAGCACGATTGAAAAACCTCAACGAAAGAAACTACTGACCCAGAAACAACTGATTACCAGTATTGGATTGATCATCAGTTCAGTTGTGGTAAAACTTGTACTCTCCTACCTCTCCTACCCCGACAGCTACAGCCTGCTGTTCCTTATGGCAAGCCTCCTGCTACTCTTCGCTACCAGTGGTTTCTGGATGCTGAAAGAGGGAGAAAATCCCCAGCAAAAAAAACAGACTCTAGGAGAAAGACTGGGTATGTTTGCCCATGCCATCAAGGAAGACCGAAATGTCAGACTCTATCTGCTTTTGGTGAATACCTCAGGGGTTATCCTCTCTACCCTGCCATTCTTGGTGGTTCTGGCAAATCAACGTTATGGATTGGACGGAGGAAGAACGGGAACCTTCCTGTTGTTCCAGCTTTCCGGTTCTCTGCTTGCAACCATCCTTACCAACCTGTTCAGCAAAGGACAGCGCTATCGCCCGCTTATCTATCTTTTCATCCTTCTCGGTATTTCCACCCCGATCATTGCTCTCTTGTTGATAGCAACCCCACTACTCTACCCACTTGCCTTCTTTATCGGAGGAGCTACCGGTGCTCTCTATCACATACTTACCGTGGGGATTCTGTTGGAAATTTCCAACAATGAGAACCGCCCTATCTATTTTGGGATAGGCGGTGCTGGTGCCTTGATGAATATCCTCTACCCCATGCTTGCTGGTCTCTTGCTTCCCTATCTAGGGTTTCCACTTATCTTCATACTTACCAGTTGCTATATGCTTTTTGGTATCTACGCCGCCAAACATTTGGATTGTGGCATATTTTCCTGA